From a region of the Rhizophagus irregularis chromosome 3, complete sequence genome:
- a CDS encoding uncharacterized protein (SECRETED:cutsite_CGG-SM; SECRETED:prob_0.3094); SECRETED:SignalP(1-20) encodes MYVVAAVAVVTVAAVVGCGGSMDCGSLDCGSLVFNYCPLTWNYLSFGLCDIRFSEVLKVHEYFSAVMGVHCKEATSELTNYFVKISRILLTDSTTVLIRISIIGTNHGVNLLFRQGCDHKH; translated from the exons ATG taTGTTGTTGCTGCCGTTGCTGTCGTTACTGTTGCTGCTGTTGTTGGTTGCGGTGGATCAATGGATTGTGGATCACTGGATTGTGGATCACTGGTTTTTAACTACTGCCCGTTAACCTGGAATTATCTTTCCTTTGGTCTTTGCGACATAAGATTTTCGGAAGTTTTGAAAGTGCATGAATACTTTTCGGCCGTGATGGGCGTGCATTGCAAGGAAGCGACTTCGGAGCTTACAAactattttgttaaaatttcaaGGATTTTATTAACGGACAGCACAACCGTTTTAATAAG AATATCGATTATTGGGACAAATCATGGTGTTAATCTATTGTTTAGACAAGGGTGTGATCACAAGCATTAA
- a CDS encoding sterol carrier protein 2, whose amino-acid sequence MATSQRKSYVIGVGMTNFIKPRGQVDYPVMAREAMVKALMDIGKTYDVIQQAYVGYCFGDSTCGQRAVYQLGMTQIPVINVNNNCSTGSTALYLARQAVEFGIVDCALALGFEKMAKGSISSSFNDRTSPLDTTVSLLSETRGITNSPFTAQIFGNAGIEYCEKYGATAEHMAKIGEKNHRHSAKNPYAQLKDVYTLDQVKSSPQIFGPLTKLQCCPTSDGSAAVIVASEKFVLENNLQNQAIEIVAQELATDSPNLLEKKSSIELAGADMTRKAAKQVYKKAGITPNDIQVIELHDCFSANELITYDALGLCKPGQAHKLIDSNDVTYGGKYVINPSGGLISKGHPLGATGLAQCSELVWQLRGWCTNRQVPNIKYALQHNIGLGGAVVVTIYKQAELSNKNDDKEGWKQRFNYNPAIESKGITEKDFRNVCSKQVSEYLIATAKL is encoded by the exons ATGGCAACTTCTCAAAGAAAATCATATGTGATTGGAGTTGGAATGACCAATTTCATTAAACCACGTGGTCAAGTTGATTATCCCG TCATGGCCCGTGAGGCTATGGTCAAAGCATTGATGGATATTGGTAAAACTTACGATGTAATTCAACAAGCATATGTAGGATATTGTTTTGGTGATAGTACTTGTGGTCAACGTGCTGTTTATCAACTTGGTATGACTCAAATTCCTGTCAT aaatgtgaATAATAATTGTTCAACTGGATCAACTGCACTGTATTTGGCTCGTCAAGCAGTTGAATTCGGAATTGTTGATTGTGCTCTTGCATTAGGTTTTGAGAAGATGGCaaaag GATCTATCTCATCTAGCTTTAATGATCGTACTAGTCCACTGG ATACTACTGTATCATTATTATCGGAAACTCGTGGAATTACAAATTCACCTTTTACAGCTCAGATATTTGGTAATGCTGGAATagaatattgtgaaaaatatgGTGCCACTGCTGAACATATGGCAAAAATTGGTGAAAAAAATCATCGTCATAG tgcaaAGAATCCTTATGCACAATTAAAAGATGTTTATACATTAGATCAAGTAAAATCTTCACCACAAATTTTTGGTCCACTTACAAAACTTCAATGTTGTCCAACTTCGGATGGATCAGCTGCTGTTATAGTAGCATcagaaaaatttgttttagaaaataatttacaaaatcaaGCAATTGAAATTGTTGCTCAAGAATTAGCTACTGATTCTcctaatttattagaaaagaaaaGTTCTATTGAATTAGCTGGTGCTGATATGACTAGAAAAGCTGCTAAacaagtttataaaaaagctGGTATTACTCCTAATGATATTCAAGTTATTGAATTACATGATTGTTTTAGCGCTAATGAG ttaattaCTTATGATGCTCTTGGACTTTGTAAACCTGGACAAGCTCACAAATTGATCGATTCAAATGATGTTACATATGGTGGTAAATATGTGATAAATCCTTCAGGTGGTTTGATTTCTAAAGGTCATCCTCTTGGTGCAACTGGATTAGCTCAATGTTCTGAATTG gTCTGGCAATTAAGAGGATGGTGTACAAATAGACAAGtaccaaatattaaatatgcaTTACAACATAATATTGGACTTGGTGGTGCTGTTGTTGTAACTATTTATAAACAAGCcgaattatcaaataaaaatgatgataaagaagGTTGGAAACaaagatttaattataatcCTGCTATTGAATCAAAAGGTATAACTGAAAAAGATTTTAGAAATGTTTGTTCAAAACAAGTTAGTGAATATTTAATTGCTACAgctaaattgtaa